The Sorangiineae bacterium MSr11954 DNA segment CACCGCTTTGGGGTCGCGTCCGTACGCGACGAAGTTGGCTGGGGTCGCGGGCAGCGGGATCGGCTTGCGACGTCGGGCCCGTATCCGGGTCATCTGGTGCGCATGGTCCGCGCGGTAGCCGGCCCCGCCGTTGCGCGCCACCTCGCGGGTGATCGTCGACTTGGAACGGTTTAGCCGATTGGCCATCTCCGTGTAGGTCAGGCCCTCCGTGAGCCATACGGCAATGCAGCGTCGATCCTCCTGGGTGAGTCTGTCTCCTGGCACAGCGGGCCTCCGAGGTGTAGCCGAGCGTTTGGGACGATCGTTGACTCGTCCCCAAGGGGCAAACCCTAGGGCGATGCCTCGCAGGGACGAAATGGTGCACATGCCCATTGGGACGAGGGACTATGCATTCGTGCTTGGTCATTGCAACGCGTCGAGCCCATGTTGCATTCACTCCAAACTCATTGCAACGCTTTGAAATAACCGCCATTTATGGCAGTCCTTTCAAGACGAAGACGTTTGACTATTTTGCGAATGCAACGTAGTTTGATTGTTCTCTCAATGCTTTGGTTGTCTTGACTCACTTCGGCGTTCACAAGGTCGGCTTACTCCGGCGAAAACGCCACTCGATAAACGCGACAATTCGATAACGCGATAAGAATGACGAAGGCGCCGATGGCGATGTGGCTATTGGCCAACGTTCGAAGCGGTAGCTGAAAAGACAATCGTCGCGGGGGGCGCGCACGGCGCCCGATTTTGGCCGTCGAGGCGTTGTGATCATGGCGCGCCTTGGCAGGTCGCGATTTTGCGGCCTTGGTGAGTCGCGATTTGCCAACCTTCGCAGGTCCTGCCTTGAGGGCCGGCATAGGGGACCCCACACTCCGTTTGCTTACCCCAGGGAAGGGGACGGTCCCTGCGGCGCAAATGGTCCATCGCGATGAGGTAGAAACCTTGATAAAATCAAGGTCGTTCTTGATTTTATGAATACTTAGCTGCACTTTATGAAATGCGGGCCGACCCCCAATGGGATCGAGCCTTCTTTTGCCGTCCCGTGGCTTCGATCCGGCCAAGCGCCTGCGCAGGTGAAGGCGCGGCGCCGCGCTGCGGCTCGAAGCGGGGCGAAACCGCACTTGAACTGAGCTTTGGAGGTCTTAGCGATGATTGCACCCGAGGACAAAGAGGCTGCTCGTTCCACGCATTGTCCCCTCGTGCTCGAGGAGCACCCGTTGCTCCACATCGAGACGCAATTTGCGCAGCTCGACGTGGTCCCGAGCGCCCCAGGTGAAACACCGTTCATCGCGCTGGTCGGTGAACGAATCGAAGGGCTCGCGATCGCCATCGACCCTTCGGGCGGCATCACCCGGGTGCGCGTCCTTCATTCTTGGAAACCCGGCGATCCGGATCGCGACGGCGGGGGAAACGACGACGAGAACGGGTGGAACGCCGCGTTCTGGGAGAACGTTTTGAAGGCGACCTTCCACGCGCGGGTGATCGCGCACGTTCCGCCGTCGGTCCGCGCGAGGCTTCGCTCGGCGGCCGCGCGCGTGCACGTGGAGCGCCTCTCCGGGTGCGACCTTTCCATCGAGTCCCAGGCTGCCTCCATCTCGCTCGGCAACGTCTCGGGCAAGGTGCGCCTGGAGACGCGAGCGGGTCGCATCGATGGGCACGGGCTCGCCGGCTCCTTCGACGTGACCACCCACGCCGGTGTGATCCGACTCGGCGTTCGCGCGCTCGATCCGGGTACGCATCGCGTTCGCGGCTCGGACGCGGTGCGCGTCGAGCTCGCGCCGGGCATTCCGCTGCAGATCCATGCGCGCACGCCCATTGGCTCACCGCAGCTCGATTACCCGTCCGTGACCGGCGCCCCCATCGTTCTCGATGTGGAGGCGAAGCACGGGGAGATCCAGATCAGCCCCCCGTCACAGTGAACCAAGCAGGTGGGCTTGCATTAAGTGAATGTCGATGTTGATTTTGACATGGCTGAGAGCCATTTTCTCAAGGTGAGCCGACCTGCTCCTACCACCTGTCCCGTATGCTCCTCGCCGCTGCGGATCAGCCGGCTCGACTGCGAATCGTGCAAGACGGCCATCGAGGGCAACTTCGACGGCGGGCGTCTGGGCCGTCTGAGTCGGGAGCAGCGTGCGTTCGTGGAGGTGTTCCTCGAGTGCCGGGGGAAGATCAAAGATACGGAGCAGCGCTTGGGGATCTCGTACCCAACGGTGGTCTCGCGGCTCGATCACGTGGTGCAGGCGATGGGCGCGCCACACGACGTCGAGGCTCTCCCCGCGGCCGCCCGCATCGACGCGATCCTCGCGGCGCTCTCGCGCGGTGAGATCACGCCGGCCGAGGCCGCGGTGCAGTTGAAGGCCATGCGAGAGCGCACCTGACATTCTCGAACATGGCGGGGAGTTGGAGGGCGCCATCGCCCGGGTGAGGTAAGCTCTGGCCGGATGCCTCCGTTTCGGCTTCTTCTCTACGCCGCCAGCCTGTCCGCCGTGGTGCTCGCCGTGCGGGCCATGTTCATCGCGCCGCCGCCCATTTGGGTCGCGGTGGGCGCGGTGGTGCTTTACATGGCGTTGATTCTGCTCGGCGTCTTCGTTTTGAAATGGCGCGTCTTCGTGGACGCCGTCATCGAAGGGCCGCGCCATGCGCGCGGGGTCGCGCTCACCTTCGACGACGGCCCCGATCCCGTCTGGACGCCGCGCGCCCTGGACGCCCTCGACCGCGCCGGCGCGGTGGCGACCTTCTTCGTCATCGGCAAAAAAGCGGAGAAGCACCCCGAGCTCGTGCGCGAAATCGTCGCGCGCGGGCACACCATCGGGCTCCACTCGTACGCGCACGACCGCCTCTTTTCCCTGCGCGGCGAGCGCCGGGTGCGCGACGATCTCACGCGCGCGATCCACGTGCTCACCGCGATCACGGGGGAGGCCCCGGACCTGTTTCGCCCGCCCATTGGCCATACGAACCCCATCATCGCGCGCGTCGCCGAGGCGCTGGATTTGACCGTCATCGGATGGAGCATCAGCGGGCGCGACGGCGTGGGCCGCGCGCGCGCGCCCGACGTGGTGCGTCGGATCCGGCGCGGTTTGCGCGACGGCGCCATCGTGCTCCTTCACGACGCGGCCGAGCGCGGCGATCACGAGCCGGCCGGCGTGAAGGCGCTCCCGGACGTGCTGGCGGCGTTGGCCGACGCCCAGCTCCCCGTGGTCGCGCTGCAGGAGTTCGTTCCGAGCTCGTAGGGGAACACGCGCGCGGAGCCTTGCCGTGATAGGAGGTGGGGACTACCCTCTCCTTGTTGAAAACGGATTTCAACAATTCCCGATGAGCGCATCGTCTCCTCTTTTCCTCGGTGAAACCCAAGTGGGCCAGACCGTGCGCGTCCTCGCGCTCGAGCTCGAGCCCGACTTCGTGGAGTGGCTCCGGGCCGTGGGCATTCACGAGGGCGAGCGGGTCACCGTCTTGCGCCGCGCCCTGTTTGGCGGCCCCATTCATGTACGTACAGGGAGCGGCGGCGAGTTTGCGCTCAACCGCCAACTGGCGCGCTCCATTCGCGTCGCCCACCTCGAGCCGGAGGTCCGCGCGTGAGCGCTCCCCCGTCCCCCGAACCTTCGTTCGACGAGAAGACCATGGCCCGCGAGGAGCCTTCGTCGCGCGCGCCGAAGCTCTCTCGGCCCGAGCACGACGCGAGCTGCCACGGCCCCCAGGGCCGGGACGAGGTGCGCGAGGCCCGCGGCAAACCCCTGGTCGCGCTGGTGGGACGGCCCAACTCGGGCAAGTCGTCGCTCTACAACGCGGTGACCGGCGCGCGCGCGCACGTCGGAAATTTCCCTGGCATCACCGTCGACATCCTCGAGGCGGATCTCACGTTGCCCGGCGGCATCGACGTCTCGATGGCGGACCTGCCGGGCTTCTACACCTTGGAGTCGGTCATCGATCCCGCCACCGACGAGGGGATCGCGCGCCGGGTTCTGGATCGCGCGCTCGAGGAAGAGCGCCGCCTGCTGGTCGTTCAAGTCATCGACGCCACGCAGCTCGCGTTGGGCTTGCGCCTGACGCGCGAGCTCGCGGCGCGTCCCTTTCGCCTCTTGGTGGTCGTCTCGCAGTGCGACATCCTCGAAGGGCAAGGGCGCGCGCTCGACAAGGCTGCCCTTTCGGACTCCATTGGCGCACCGGTCCTCGCCGTCAGCGCGCGCGATCCGCAGACCTCGGCCAAGGTGCGCGAGGCGGCCGCCCGCGCGCTGGAGGCGAACGATCCCCTTCGCGAGAAGCCGGCCTGGGAGCCCGACGCCCTCGCCCGCAAGGTCGTCTCCGACGTGGCATCCGCCAGCGCCGCCGCCCGCCGGCGCCGCGAGCTCACGGCCCGCGCCGATCGGTGGCTCTTGCACCCGCTCTTGGGGCCCGTGCTCTTCCTCGGGCTGATGGCGCTGGTCTTCGCCGCGGTGTTTCTGGTGGCCGATCCCACGACCAACGCGCTCGACGCGGGCATTGGCGCGCTGGGCTCCCGCGTCTCGAAGCTGCTCGGCGGCGGGCTCCTCGGCTCGTTCGTGAGCGACGGTCTCCTCGGCGGCGCGGGGACGGTGCTGGCGTTCATGCCCCAGATCGTCATCTTGACGGTGGCGATGGAGCTGCTCGAGGCGAGCGGTTATCTGGCGCGCGGCGCGTTCTTGGTCGATCGGCTCTTGCGGCTGCTCGGCTTGAGCGGTCGCTCCTTCGTGCCGCTCCTCATGGGGCACGCGTGCGCCGTGCCGGCCATCTCGGCCACGCGCATCGTCCGCGATCCGCGCGAGCGGCTCACGACCATCCTCGTGCTCCCGCTCATGACGTGCTCGGCGCGCATTCCGACCTACGCGCTGGTCCTGACCACGTTCTTCCCGGCCGGCAACGCGCTCTTCAAAGCGTGCATTTTCGTGGGCCTCTACTTCGCCGGCATCCTCTCGGGGCTGGTGGCGTCGTTGGTGCTCCGGCGCACGGCGACCCGCGGCCGCACGTTGCCGCTGGTGCTGGAGATGCCCGCGTACCGCGCGCCGCAGCCGCGCGTGATCGCGCGCCAATCCATGAGCGCTGCGCTGCGTTTTCTTCGCGAGATTGGCACCAGCATTCTGGCCGCCTCCGCGATCTTGTGGGTCCTTTTGACGATCCCCGCGCCCGGCGCATCCTCGCGCATCGAGCCGCAAGACGCCGCGACATCGGCTGCGTCCTCCGCGTCGGCCTCGTCCTCCACCTCCACCGAGCCTGCGCGGACATTGGTGCTCGAGCGAAGCGTGGGCGCCATGGTGGGCCGGGCGCTCGAGCCGCTCACATCGCCGGTCGGCTTCGATTGGCGCATCAACGCGGGGCTCATTGGCTCGTTTGGCGCGCGGGAGCTCATGGTGAGCACCATGGGCATCATCTACGGGATCGAGGACGTGAGCGACGATCCCGCACCCTTGTCGACGCGCATGCGCACGACGAAGAAGCTCGACGGGAGCCCCGCGTACACCGTGCGCACCGGGCTGGCGCTCCTCGCGTTCTTCCTCTTTGCTTGCCAATGCATGAGCACAGTCGCGGCCATCCGCCGCGAGACGAAGAGCATCCGCTGGCCGGCGTTCGTTTTGGCTTACACGTATGCGATCGCCTACGCGGCCGCGCTGATCGTGTACCAGGTCAGCGGCTTTTTGGGCGTGGGGTAGCCGTCTAGGCGGCCGGCGGCGGGGGCGCCATGTAGAGCTCCCGAACGCCGGACGAATGGCCTTTGCTGTAGCTCATACAAAAGAGCACCAGGTGCCAAGGCAAGACGAGGATGGGCCAAATGATATGGGCCGTCACCAGGGCAATGCCGGTCTTCGCCAATAGCTCTTTGCGCATGCACGATGCGCAGGCGACTTTGGTGGTCCTTCGCCAATAGAGAAAGACGAACAGGAAGATGGCCAGCGAGACGTACTGGTACTTCTTGATGCTGGCAGAGCCCTGATTGCACTCCGGGCACGGTAAGAGATCGCTGCTCTCGTGGTGCCGATACGGGTGCCCTGCGTGGGGCTGCGCCTCGAGCGGCTGCGGGTAACCCGGTTGCGGTGCTTGCGGCTGCGCGTAGGGCGCGTAGCCCGGCTGCTGGCCATTTGGCGAATAGGCTTGCGGCTGCCCGTACCCCTGCTGGGCGTAGCCCGGATCCTGCGGATAGCCCTGCTGGGCGTAGCCCTGTTGGGCGAGGCCTTGATCCGGCGGATAGCCCTGCTGGGCGTAGCCCTGCTGGGCGAGGCCTTGGTCCTGCGGATACGGCTGCTGGGCGTAGCCCTGTTGCGCGTAGCCCTGCTGGGCGAGGCCTTGGTCCTGCGGATACGGCTGCTGGGCGTAGCCCTGTTGCGCGTAGCCCTGCTGGGCGTAGCCCTGTTGGGCGAGGCCTTGATCCTGCGGATACGGCTGCTGGGCGTAGCCCTGTTGGGCATAGCCCTGCTGGGCCGGATCCTGCGGATACGCCTGTTGCGCATAGCCCTGCTGGGCCGGATCCTGCGGATAGCCCTGCTGCGGATACGGCTGCTGGGCGTAGCCCTGTTGCGCATAGCCCTGCTGGGCCGGATCCTGCGGATAGCCCTGCTGCGGATACGGCTGCTGGGCGTAGCCCTGTTGGGCGAGGCCTTGATCCTGCGGATACGCCTGCTGGGCCGGATCCTGCGGATAGCCCTGTTGCGGATACGCCTGCTGCGCATAGCCCTGCTGCGCCGGCGGATATGCCTGCTGCTGCGCATAATCTTGCGGCTGCCCGTACTGCTGCGGATAGCCCTGCTGCTGCGCCTGCGGATATTGCCCGTACTGCGGCTGCGAGCCCTGCAAGTACGGCGGCGCGCCCGGGAGCTCGGGTTGGGCGTTCATGGCTACCGTGCCGGTGGGGGGCTGCTTCGGCCCGGGCGGATCGTTTGACATGCTTCAGCCTACTATACGTAAGGTTCAGGCGAATCCATAGGCCCGCCCGGCCGTACGATGTCCCCACACATGGGCCTCGCGCTCTCGAAAATCAAACGCGAACGCCGAATACTTCTTCGACGACGCGGGCCACGCCGCCGCCGTCCTCGCTCGTCTCGTGCAATATGTCCGTCGCGGCCGCTTTGACCTCGTCCGGAGCTTGGCCCATCGCAAACGATCGGCCCGCCTTTTCGAACATGGGCACGTCGTTCAGCCAATCGCCAATGCAAACCGTGTCCGAGAGCGGGATGCCGTGATGCTCGGCGATCCACTCGAGCGCAGAGCCCTTGTTGCCGCCCACGGCGCGGACGATGAGACCCCACGAGCCGAGGATGCGCCGGATGGGAAACATCGCCACCTGCGCGATGTCGCGCAGCTCCTCTTGGATGCTCGAGGCGGCGGTGGAAATCTGTTCGGCGCTGCCGATCGCGACCACCGCGGTCAAGCCCTCGCGCTCGGCCCAGACGGCGTGCTCGACGATGCGCGTGGACTTCTGCACGTCGCTCGACCAGGTCGCCACATAGCCGAGGAACGGATCGCCCGTTTCGTCGTAGACGATGGCGTCGCGCGCAAACACGAAGGTCGCCGGCGAGGTGCGCGCGAAGATGGCTCGAAGCATCTGCGCGTGATCGCCTTGAATGGCGTGATGCATCAGTGTCGTGTGCGTCGCCGCGCTCACGAGGTGGCTGCCATCGACGCAGCCAATCGGCCCGGAGAGACCCAAGCTGAGCACGCTGGCGCGTGTTCCCGAGTAGAGCCGCCCGGTGACGATGCTCACATGGGTTCCTTGCTCGACGAGCGCGCGCAATGCCTCGGCATCACGCGGATGCGGGTTGCCGTGCGCGTCGAGCAAGGTGCCGTCGAGGTCGACGGCGAGCAGCTTGGGGGAGGAGCTCACTCCTCGTTGACAGCAGCCGCGGCGGCGACCGGATAGACCGACACCTTGCGCTGCGTGTTGGTGCGGAACTCGTACTTCACCACGCCGTCCACGAGGGAGAAGAGCGTGTAGTCCTTGCCAACGCCGACGTTCTTGCCGGCTGCGATGCTCGTGCCGACCTGACGAACGAGGATGCTGCCCGCGGTGACCTTCTCGCCACCGTAGACCTTCGTGCCGCGGCGCTGCGAGTTGGAGTCGCGCCCGTTGCGCGTGCTGCCTGCGCCTTTTTTGTGTGCCATGGCGGTCTCCTCAGGTTCCTGTGATTCCGGTGATTTCCAATGCGGTGAACGGCTGGCGATGACCCGACTTGCGCCGGTAGTTCTTGCGACGGCGGAACTTGAAGATGATGATCTTCTTGGCCCGATCCTGCGCCGTAATCTTCGCCTCGACCGCAGCCCCCGCGATGAGCGGCTGGCCAACTTTGACCGACTCGCCACCGATGAGCAGCACTTCCCCGAACGTCACCTTGTCGCCAACGGCGCCCGGGAGTTTTTCGACGCGG contains these protein-coding regions:
- a CDS encoding ferrous iron transporter B — translated: MSAPPSPEPSFDEKTMAREEPSSRAPKLSRPEHDASCHGPQGRDEVREARGKPLVALVGRPNSGKSSLYNAVTGARAHVGNFPGITVDILEADLTLPGGIDVSMADLPGFYTLESVIDPATDEGIARRVLDRALEEERRLLVVQVIDATQLALGLRLTRELAARPFRLLVVVSQCDILEGQGRALDKAALSDSIGAPVLAVSARDPQTSAKVREAAARALEANDPLREKPAWEPDALARKVVSDVASASAAARRRRELTARADRWLLHPLLGPVLFLGLMALVFAAVFLVADPTTNALDAGIGALGSRVSKLLGGGLLGSFVSDGLLGGAGTVLAFMPQIVILTVAMELLEASGYLARGAFLVDRLLRLLGLSGRSFVPLLMGHACAVPAISATRIVRDPRERLTTILVLPLMTCSARIPTYALVLTTFFPAGNALFKACIFVGLYFAGILSGLVASLVLRRTATRGRTLPLVLEMPAYRAPQPRVIARQSMSAALRFLREIGTSILAASAILWVLLTIPAPGASSRIEPQDAATSAASSASASSSTSTEPARTLVLERSVGAMVGRALEPLTSPVGFDWRINAGLIGSFGARELMVSTMGIIYGIEDVSDDPAPLSTRMRTTKKLDGSPAYTVRTGLALLAFFLFACQCMSTVAAIRRETKSIRWPAFVLAYTYAIAYAAALIVYQVSGFLGVG
- the rpmA gene encoding 50S ribosomal protein L27, with translation MAHKKGAGSTRNGRDSNSQRRGTKVYGGEKVTAGSILVRQVGTSIAAGKNVGVGKDYTLFSLVDGVVKYEFRTNTQRKVSVYPVAAAAAVNEE
- a CDS encoding FeoA domain-containing protein, which translates into the protein MSASSPLFLGETQVGQTVRVLALELEPDFVEWLRAVGIHEGERVTVLRRALFGGPIHVRTGSGGEFALNRQLARSIRVAHLEPEVRA
- a CDS encoding DUF2089 domain-containing protein, with amino-acid sequence MAESHFLKVSRPAPTTCPVCSSPLRISRLDCESCKTAIEGNFDGGRLGRLSREQRAFVEVFLECRGKIKDTEQRLGISYPTVVSRLDHVVQAMGAPHDVEALPAAARIDAILAALSRGEITPAEAAVQLKAMRERT
- the rplU gene encoding 50S ribosomal protein L21, translating into MYAVIKTGGKQYKVAPGDKLRVEKLPGAVGDKVTFGEVLLIGGESVKVGQPLIAGAAVEAKITAQDRAKKIIIFKFRRRKNYRRKSGHRQPFTALEITGITGT
- a CDS encoding polysaccharide deacetylase family protein, with the translated sequence MPPFRLLLYAASLSAVVLAVRAMFIAPPPIWVAVGAVVLYMALILLGVFVLKWRVFVDAVIEGPRHARGVALTFDDGPDPVWTPRALDALDRAGAVATFFVIGKKAEKHPELVREIVARGHTIGLHSYAHDRLFSLRGERRVRDDLTRAIHVLTAITGEAPDLFRPPIGHTNPIIARVAEALDLTVIGWSISGRDGVGRARAPDVVRRIRRGLRDGAIVLLHDAAERGDHEPAGVKALPDVLAALADAQLPVVALQEFVPSS
- a CDS encoding HAD hydrolase family protein produces the protein MSSSPKLLAVDLDGTLLDAHGNPHPRDAEALRALVEQGTHVSIVTGRLYSGTRASVLSLGLSGPIGCVDGSHLVSAATHTTLMHHAIQGDHAQMLRAIFARTSPATFVFARDAIVYDETGDPFLGYVATWSSDVQKSTRIVEHAVWAEREGLTAVVAIGSAEQISTAASSIQEELRDIAQVAMFPIRRILGSWGLIVRAVGGNKGSALEWIAEHHGIPLSDTVCIGDWLNDVPMFEKAGRSFAMGQAPDEVKAAATDILHETSEDGGGVARVVEEVFGVRV